The DNA window CTACATCGGTGTGAGGGCGTGGGATGACGTGTACGGCTTTCACTTCACCCACGTTACGTGCGGCGGCGGCGCCCGCATCGGTGGCCGCTTTTACTGCGCCAACGTCGCCGCGCACGATGACGGTTACCAGCCCGGAGCCAATCTTTTCATAGCCCACTAACATCACATTGGCTGACTTAACCATTGCATCAGCGGCCTCTATGGCTGCGGTTAAGCCTTTGGTTTCTACCATTCCTAGTGCTTCTTGTTGCATAAAGACCTCGCATGGAGTGTTCCGATAGTGGGGACTATAAGAAGATGCGAGGAAAAAGAATGGCTGACTTCAATGTGATGGTGAAAAAATAGTGGGTATTGGATAAGATAAAATTGTCGTTTATTTATTTAAGTGTTTGATGTTATTTGTTATTTTTATTTTCGCTGATGTGATTATCTTGTTTTGTATATTCCATATTTACAAATTTGTTCATGACGATTTTAATTTTATCTGCTATGTGCGAGAAACTGATTTGTGATGTTTGTTGGAAAACGATGAGTTGGTTTTAGCAATATTTTTGCATGCCATGGCGGTGGCATAATGGCGAAAGCCGCGGGTCAGTAATGCAATTCTGCGTTATTTAATGACAATAATTTGTTATTGATACCCGAATTTTCCGGAGGCTGCCGTCAGCAGGTTGCCAACAATTTGCGGACGGGAGTTCATATAGTGGTGCGCGTTGTACTCTACTGCCAGCAGGATGTTGGCTGGTCAGGACACGAACTCTGCTAAGAAGGTGTCACCATGAATGATTCGTTAAAAGCGCAATGTACCGCCGAGTTTCTGGGCACCGGGCTGTTTTTGTTTTTCGGCATCGGCTGCCTGAGCGCGTTAAAGGTGGCGGGCGCCAGCCTCGGACTGTGGGAGATATGCATTATCTGGGGTCTGGGGATCTCGCTTGCCGTGTATCTGACGTCGGGAATATCCGGCGGGCATCTCAACCCGGCGGTGACCGTCGCGTTATGGCTGTTTGCCTGCTTTCCCGGCCGAAAAGTTTTTCCCTATATCGTTTCACAGGTTGCCGGCGCCTTTGGCGGCGCGGTGCTGGCCTATGTGCTGTACAGCACGATGTTCACCGAGTTTGAATCCGCCCACCATATCGCGCGCGGCAGCGTAGAGAGCCTGCAGCTGGCGAGTATTTTCAGCACCTACCCGGCGGCATCGCTGAGCATCTGGCATGCGGCGCTGGTTGAAGTGGTGATCACCTCCATGCTGATGGGGATGATTATGGCGCTGACCGACGACGGCAACGGCGTACCGAAAGGGCCGCTGGCTCCGCTGCTGATCGGCCTGCTGGTGGCGGTCATTGGCGCTTCAACCGGGCCGCTAACCGGCTTTGCGATGAATCCGGCGCGTGATTTTGGGCCGAAGCTGTTTACGTGGATGGCGGGTTGGGGCGATATCGCGATGACCGGCGGAAGGGATATTCCGTACTTTATTGTGCCGATTATTGCGCCATTGATCGGCGCCTGTCTCGGCGCGGCCATCTATCGTTATCTGATTGGTAATAATCTACCGTGTAATACCTGTAAATTAGAGGATTAAGGTCACGGCTGAAATAGCCAAAAATTTTCATGAACCGGTATCACGAACTCGCCAAAAACGTCTCCCACGGATGGGAGACTTTTGCTATCGTATTATTCTTTTATCGTTGGCGGCAATGGATGATGAAAGGAAGTAAATATTAAAGAAATGTTTTATTTATAACAAAAAATTAACTGAGAGGTTTTATCATGATTTCTGCGAGCACACTGAACTCAGAACTCATTAATAAAATCGCACAGGATTTTGCGCAGGCCACCAGTCTGGCGGTGGTGGTCGTCAATATTCATGGTGATGAAATATCTGAACTGTTTAACTTCACCCCTTTTTGCCAGCTGATGCGCCAGCATCCCCAGCACAGCACCCGCTGTCGAATGAGCGACCGCTGCGGCGGGCTTGAGGCGTCTAAAACCGATCAGCTCTGTATCTACCGCTGCCACGCCGGGTTAACCGATTTCTCCATTCCTCTGGTCATTGCCGGGCACCTTGTGGGCTTTGTGCTTTGTGGCCAGGTGCGCTTAAGCAACGATGTTGAACTGGTCGATATCCTCAACGTGGATGACCGCTGGCAGGCCGACCCCGAGCTGCTTAAAGCGTTTCGCGACGTGCCGGAAATGGACTACGCCAGAGTGATTGCTTCTGCTGATTTACTGAAGCTCATCGTCGAAAACTGCCTT is part of the Klebsiella quasipneumoniae subsp. quasipneumoniae genome and encodes:
- the pduA gene encoding propanediol utilization microcompartment protein PduA, whose product is MQQEALGMVETKGLTAAIEAADAMVKSANVMLVGYEKIGSGLVTVIVRGDVGAVKAATDAGAAAARNVGEVKAVHVIPRPHTDVEKILPKGISQ
- the pduF gene encoding propanediol diffusion facilitator PduF, whose product is MNDSLKAQCTAEFLGTGLFLFFGIGCLSALKVAGASLGLWEICIIWGLGISLAVYLTSGISGGHLNPAVTVALWLFACFPGRKVFPYIVSQVAGAFGGAVLAYVLYSTMFTEFESAHHIARGSVESLQLASIFSTYPAASLSIWHAALVEVVITSMLMGMIMALTDDGNGVPKGPLAPLLIGLLVAVIGASTGPLTGFAMNPARDFGPKLFTWMAGWGDIAMTGGRDIPYFIVPIIAPLIGACLGAAIYRYLIGNNLPCNTCKLED
- the pocR gene encoding transcriptional regulator PocR: MISASTLNSELINKIAQDFAQATSLAVVVVNIHGDEISELFNFTPFCQLMRQHPQHSTRCRMSDRCGGLEASKTDQLCIYRCHAGLTDFSIPLVIAGHLVGFVLCGQVRLSNDVELVDILNVDDRWQADPELLKAFRDVPEMDYARVIASADLLKLIVENCLKKQLNFVVIKDNPQQPEPARASRVASPHDSKMKKALRYIDAHLSDELRLEDVAAHVYLSPYYFSKLFKKYQGIGFNAWVNHQRMVSAKELLCHSDWSIASIARNLGFSQTSYFCKVFRQAYQVTPQAYRQQINARSQTESV